DNA from Antennarius striatus isolate MH-2024 chromosome 1, ASM4005453v1, whole genome shotgun sequence:
TAACTTCAAAAGGAAAGGAAGCACGTAATGGAATCTGACATATTGGAAGTCTGaaccttaaaataaaactttaaaataaaataagaaaagtttGACAGAGAGTCATTTCCAGGTAAATctcagaggaggatggagaacgTCTGTCCTCTGCATTTGCCTgagacaaatgtgtttttgtgatgtcaCTGCTAATTTTGAGCCTCAGGAATCCGGTGAATAATCTGTGTGACAAGCTGTAGTACTGTGGACTTTCATTCCTGACACCTGTGTCcagaaattaaaataagatttatttCCAGCACTGAGAGACTCTCTTGTTCCCGCATTTGAGGAATAACATTAATAGTAATCATAGATATTCTTGGCTAAGCATATTTTTCACACTGCGAGTGCTGATATCATTGTTTCTGATAAGACAGACTTACGTTAGGGTCGGAACAACAGCAATCATCCACTTATGATGAGGTCGTGTTTGGATTCCCTGCTGTTTACATGTAAAAATGCTCTTTACATCaagatttttctcattttgaatCAGTTGCTATCATACTTCCCCCTCTCATCGTCCTTTATGTGTTGGACGGCGGGTTTACATATTCCTTAGGAAACcgattcatatatttatataggattattatataatataggaTTATTTGTCAGGACAATGAAAactcaatattttttaaatctgagcCTTGTAATGATGATCACCGTTGGGGAAATTGATGATGGGACATCATATACAGGTCATTCTCTgactcaggatgctggactagTTTTTGACCAGCATgcacatttgtttttgctgactgattcaatacttttttgttcCCTCGTCGTTACTGCATTGCCTTTGCGGCGTGAGTTCACACGTGCTTGTGAGTGTAACCTTGGAATGCATCGTTGCTTTCGTGGCGTTTGTTTGCTACAGGCTTGAAAAGATCTTTTTCTGTTTATCAGCTTTTCGCCTTTATTTAATGTATAATAGATATGTTAACAGTGCAGAAATCGTCTCTGTGCAGATGTGTGTCGTGTTACTGCAGTGACCTCCTGCTGTGTTTCTCTGAATTTGATATCATTTTTGGTGCCGtcaattctaaccctaaccctaaaagtCACAATATAAGAACCATTTCACCCAAAAAAGATCACCTAAAATGGTCTGATTTTCAACCTGAAGGCATCTAGTCAGGCAGTTCCTATGTTAGTGCCACCTGCAGGCAACATAGTGTCATCCTTGTGTGACGAGATTTCAAGGTGTGTGGTCTTCATATTATATACCAACAGAATATGCAGAATGACATGAGTGTAGTACCACACAACTGACACAGGAGGTCTTTTTTGTAATCCTTCAAGCACGTATTGCACACAAAATTCCAGCAGCGGGGCTGCCAGACATcccagaggaagcagaggaagcCAGATTCTCTTTCAAACCCATTTACAGCTTtaatttctcttatttttccaacctggtcctcctcctcttcctccttcctctttttgttCCCCATTCCTCTAACAgtcacctcctcctctgcccccgcccccctctCTCCTTTAGGAGCTGCTGTTCAGTGTATGTGCCCTTAACGTCATCTCCACCATTGTGTGCGCTCTGGCCACTGCCATGTGCTGTATGCAGATGGTCTCCACTGAAGTGCTGCAGATGGTGAGTGTGATGGAAGAGCAAACGACGACAGCCGTTGACTTTATTCCCTTTTCAGCGAGCGCCCAGGCTCTTTAATCGGAAGATCATCAGGTTGAATAAACAGGCTTTATCCATTTGATGGTAATAGAGAACtataatagatttttttttactcattctgCTTTATAAATATGAGCTAATACAAACACAGTGAAGATCAGTCGCCGCAGGACCTCCTCCAGGTTCCCGCTTTAGCAAATATGTTGGATTTCAAGAAAAAAGCTCCACATCTCAGCAGATTAATTTTCCTCAGGTACAGCGTCTTGAcccatttttgtatttttatgtggAACAATGAAACTATTACCAACAACTAAACGCTTTCAGTCGTGAGGAGAAATTAGCGTGGCCAAGCTGCCTTTGTGTTTCAGGCAACGGTAGTTATTTCACGCCTCTAAATAAATCAGCAGCTCCGAAAGTGTGGAGTATTAATTCTGCATAATTGTGCCAAAATGAAGCTGGTTATTTGTACTAGTACTCTGTGAATATTGGTGCAATAGAAAATTTGTAGTTGCAGgctataattttattttaacttgttttcAAAACTTATAATTTTGCTCTTTTTGTTCATTCACACGGCTTAAATTAGCATTGACTGACAGGTTTCCTGTAATGTGAATAATAAAATTTATGAGTATTTAAAAAAGGGCAAACacagtgagagaggagagaaaatggATCCATTCAAAGCAAAAGGGATATTAAAAATGGCACCTTCTCCTCGGCCACCACGACCGACAGCAACGCCATTCCAGCTGACATCCCTTCACTGACTATGGAGCAGCTGGGAAAGCAGTGACTCCAGATGGGGAATGGCTAAGCCTACTGAAGGAGCCTGCGGGCCAACTTGTCGTATCTCTCCAGATGCTCTTTAATGTGAGCCTACAGATGGAGATGATCCACAGATGAATGCAATGGAAAACATCCTGCCTCATACCTGCGCTCAAAGTAGGGCGTCCCATGGAGCGACATGGCTTTCACATTAGGGAAACCCTGGAGATGCTGCTTCTCCGTTGCTGAAGACCACAAGTAGCACAGAGGTTCATCCCCTTCACTTTGCATATCGGGAGCACGTAGTAGGTGAAGACGGTAGCCTGCATCAGACATATGCCCACCTGGACACGCCTGGTTCCTTTGTTAGGATcctgttctttgttttcataCCTGGATCATTGACTACTCAACATCCAGGTTCAAGTGGAGGTGAGAGGTCTGCAAATACAGAGGGTGTAaggctatctatctatctatctatctatctatctatctatctatctatctatctatctatctatctatctatctatctatctatctatctatctatctatctatctatctatctatctatctatctatctatctatctatctatctatctatctatctatctatctatctatcgaagAGCTGTTAACCTTTTTCTAAAATATAGATACATTTATTAACTTACCCAACATATCAGCAGGCGTGGTCACCTTAATGTcagaaaattttgatttttttccacatccaaTCAGCAGAATGCAGTGCCCTGGTGGCTCAGCTGGTTCAGTTTGTATTCATCAAGGCTTCCTGCAGGTCCTTCTGTCCCCTCTCTGCCCCAACGTCCAATAAAACCTGATACCAGTTGTTTGTATTCTGTTCCAGTTTATGCCTCACAGAGCGCGAGCCTTAAATGCTGACTGCATGACCCCCCATGGAACCATCCTCCACCAAACGCTGGACTTTGATGAGTTCATTCCTCCCATCCCCCCTCCACCGTACTACCCCCCTGAATACACCTGCACTCCGTCAATGGATGGACAAAGGTGAGAGGCAAAGCGCTGTAAATCAGAATCTCATACTGTTTTTGCCAGACAATGTGGTTGTAAAATAGTGGATAAATTCAGAATAAACATGTGAATATTATCAGTGCTATTTGGTATTAAAGGGTAACTTGTAGTCAAAGGTAGAAACCAAacattaatttgattttctttcatgaATTTGAATTTCTAGAGACCGTTATTTGACATTTCCTAAAATGCATCTTTGAATTCCATGTCCCTCTTGGTATCTCTTCTCTGTCTGACTACGACCAtcccttttgttttctttttatctcttGTCTTCTTAAGTAGTTCTGATATCTATGATTCTCAGCGGTAATGAAAGATctaccccaacccccacctccacatgcacctccacctccctcgTCGCTCCCTCCATTTTCTTTGCCAGAGAGAGTGCTGCTAATTTAGCCATTTGGCAATAAGCCACATCTGTTTGTCAATTACGCTATAAATATACACAAGGCAGAGGAAACGTTTATGGCGTCCCTGCCATGGGCCGGGGATGTGTCATGACATCATCGTCATGACGGATGATTGGCGGAGGCTCTCAGGTAATAAATTCACGCTCCACCACTTTAGAGTAGAATGGGGTGGTAATTAAAAGATATGACTGAACGCATGGCTGCTTCTTCGTCATTGGGACCATCTGAAAAAGCAGCGGGACGTATTTTATCATACGTTTTTAGACAAGTGTGATTGTGTGCGTTTGTTtgactgtgtctctgtgtggctccacggcacactggcgtcgcacccgtagtgtcccccgcctcacaccctaagccaactgggataggttccagctccccgcgacaaCGGATAAAAGTGGTTgcgaaaatggatggatggtttccCATATTTCCATTCCCGCTGTttgaaatataatatatattgtctgtctgactctgctcttctgccccccctcccccggacAGAGGCCTGCACCTTGACTTCCCCCATTCTCCCTTCAGTGCCATCTATGGGGTGCCTATCAACAGCCCCGGGACGCTGTACCCGACAGATCTGCCCCCGCCGTATGAATCCGTGGTGGGACAGACCCCCGCCAGCCAGGTGAGAAGAATCAGATGATTCCGCCACGAAAGTGACGATAATTCATTCCTGTGATTCCTTAATCTTTAAACACAAAATTTAGAAATTAACACCTTAGAGTACTGGTCTGTACAACATGTTAAATCTGACATCTATTATGAATGATTCCAATTGGAACTAGCTGACCACAAATGGAAGCAGATAATAACCTTATGATTTCACACTAAAACACTGTGTGATATcgagatatatacagtatagactGTTAAATGCATTACTTTGCCTTTAAAGGCAAATTAATGAAGTTAATGAAAGTTTCTTTAATTGATATTTTTCTCCATTGGCTCAATGCCATTTGATTCTAAAGCTTCCTGTTAGTGTGGAGCGCCCTCTGGCGGCGGTGAAGGCTGGGTAGTACTAGCTTCAAACCAGGTAGAAGTACTCTTCACCTCCAATCACCTCTCTTCCCAGGTCACCGCCAGCATTGAGCAACAGGCCACAGAGTCCAGCCTGTGTGAGAGGAACACCACTACAGGACTCAGCACTCAGGGTAAAGACACTCCAATCCGTCGGACGCTGCAGGTGGATGCTGATGGTGGTGCTGATGATGCTCCTCTCTCTATTTCCAGCCTCGGTGGACAGCGCATCGCTGATGGTGTCCGAGGTGGCCGACCAGGACCAGACTTGTTCCTCGGAGGACTTGTGCTCCCTGGAGGTCCAGGGCTCGGACTCCTCTACCTACGGCATGCACCACACCGTCCCCATCGATGGGAGTTGCACCAGCCTGGAACTGTGTTCGCGCCATCATGGCATGCATAACTCTGACACTCGCCCAAGCGACACGGGGTACAGCGAGTCCTCGCAAACCCAGGAGTCTCTGGAACGCTCTCCGGATTGGTCCTCGGAAAACTATAGCAATCTGGACCAGGAGGACTCAGTGGACAACAATACATGTGAGGAACTCAGGGCTGCAATGCACATCTGTGACGAGCTCGCCTCGGCCAGGCATCAACCAGAGGAGACACCTAAAACTTCAGCTCACTCCCTTATTAAAGCACGAATGATGAGCCGGAAGCTCACACTCCCCGTCGCTCTCCCCCAGCCACCCCAGCCTTGCTCCCCCACCTCTGTGGCCTCCTCCGGCGGAACGTCAGCCATTAGCCCTTTGGCTCCTTCTCCGTCCCCTTCGCCTCCTAGCAAGCCTCGTGGCTCCAGGCTGTGCTTCAGCGTTTGGTCACCATCCTCCACAACGCAACCCACATCTACCTCAGCCCAGAGCGGATGCTCGCCGGCGGACAGGCCGCGGGGGCTCCTAGCAGCCAGGAAGTACCGAAAACTGGCACGCATTGTGCGCTCCACTAGTGACCCCATCTCCTGTTCCACTATGACAGGACGTGAGTGTAGCAGGAATATCACATAAGGCTCATACAAGAGCTTAACTACACTATGATAATTGGATAATCCATCATTTTATATGCCAATTTTCTAGCAGGAAAAGAAATTTTGATTGGAAATTGTGCCACTTCCTGACATTTTGTagactaaataaataatcaagTAAACAGGAAAAAGGTTTTCAGATTAATTAATGATGATATTAATCAATAATGGCAGCTTATGATTATAACTAGCAACAGCGGATCGCTGTTCAGCCTCCTGCACCCCCACTGAGTCTGTTGTCTCCCTCTACAGGAGAAAATGTAAATTGTGCCTCAGCGAATAACCCCGCCACTGATGATTCAACTCATACATCACCAGAACAAGGTACCGTAACAGAAACTCAGAATCTATACATTGATGGGACGTCTGCCATTTAACATAAGGATGTAAATAATATCATGAAAATCCGTTAAAGTGCTTCAGGATGatgaaaatctgttttcatgTATCAAATGTGCTCTAATGGATTTTGGATCTTCTTTGCTTCATCAGCAGAGCCGACCGACGTCGTCGGAGCGAAACCCGGTCACCTACCTGCCAGGAGGCACCAGAAGGAGAACAGGAAGGTGGACATCAACTTCAAATCCCGAGCCCTGCACACGCCATCGCCCCACGAACGGCCGCACTCTCTGGCCGACCTCAAGATGTACAAAGACACCAAAATACTGGTGGCCAAGTTCCTGGAGCATTCGAGCTGCAGTCTACCTCCTGAAGTCCAGCAGGTCGTCAACAACATCAAGTTCGTCATCAAGTCGGATGAGAAACACATGGAGGAAGCCATTTTTAGCGCTAACGTCATAGATCAGGTAActgaattaaataataaaactaaaaaaaatattttttcctgtaATACGTATTTACCTATGTGAGTTTCACCTGTTCAGCACTTTGATCAATCcctcatgtttgtttgaaacatGTCGTATAAATGAACTTTGACTTGATCTGACAGGTTGTAGAATCATTTCCACTTTTATTGGCAAACATCGTGATATAAAGGAAAGTAAATACCTGACAGATGAGCAGTCTTGTGATAATCACTGCAGatgtaagattaaaaaaactgtCATCTTGGCCTTGATAAATTATCCCTGAAGCTACCGTCGTATGAAACCATGTGTAGGTTAACTATTGTTTTACAAAGCACTATATAAACTCAGTTTTAAGCCATTGTCACAAATCACTGCTGCCATAGCTtcgtctaaaaaaaaaaaaaaaatctttacagaaatatttattttaacatattttgtgAAGATTCTTAACATACTATGATGTGAAACATGATTTGAaagacatgtttgatttggacaTGACAGAATTACACACCCCAAACGTATCGTCACGCCAATGAGAAAGCAGGGTGTTTGCATCAGACCTCAACGGAGTGGACAGTTGTGTCACTGACTAAATTTGTTTTTCCAGCACTTTGATCGATCCCTCATGTTTAATTGAAACGTCCTATATAAATGAACTTTGGCTTGATCTGACAGGCTATTTCCACCTTTATTGAAAACATTATGAAAGAAAATATCAGACTAGCAGTTCAGCGAGGCGGTGGAAATCCCTGCAGATGTAAGGTTGAAAACTTCCGTCTTGGCTTTGACAAATAATCGTGGAAGCTGCACAATGACTCATAAATAAGTGAAGTCCTCTTAAGAAGACAAAGCACGGCTTTATCTCACTCACCAAAGGTGATATTGGCCTGTAAATCCAGAATAACTTGCTTGGGGACGGAAATCAAACTTTAAACCCTGTTAGGAACGCTTCATCTGTTCTAATACCTCAATTGTGCAACTTTTGCTCAACAGAAAATTCAGTTTGATTTATGAAATCTTCCAGatggtgttgattttttttcatagaaGTTGTGTTGACTTTACGCAGTTTATTCCAGAACAGTGGACTTGCTTGTCTGTTGCTTTTTTGATGACTcatgaaatctttttttgtaCAGATGATGACTCAGCGCATTGTTGGCAGCCCGAGAAAGCGTGGCCACGAAGATCTTCACCTTCAGAGCTGCGGTGCTTTGAGTTTGTCGCCTTCCATGCACCGTCCAAAACACGTCCAACAGACAAGCGGCGCCCCCACCCACCCGCTGGACTCCCCTTCCCCTGAACAGAACCTCGAGTGCAAAGAAACGATTCTCTGACCACTCTCCCAACAAGTGTCATAAATCAAAACAGCGAGGACATTTTGGACTGCTGGTGCTGCAGCGATGTTCTCTCCTTAATAATTCCCACAACATTGAAAGATGAATTATTTTCACAATGTGAGTGCTGCACAGACAAACTGGACTGGTCTCCCAGCACTCGGTGACACAGTGCCAAGTCATGAGCAGAAATAGTAGCAAACTCAAAACGAGCCTGCCAGCATCTGCAGTGGCTTCTTCCTCATCCGAAAAACAGAAGAATGTTGTCCCCCCAGGGGATCTTTTCTACCGAGGTTTGTCTTGtataaaaaaacaaggaaataccCAGCTGGTACTTTTGGATCTACGATTGACGGACAAAGGAAATGGCATTACCAGTATTTCTCCTGTCGGCgtgagaaacagaaagacatATGTTTGTATTAAACTGTGACCTGAACTGACTGGGCATTAGTAGCCATTGTTTGCAGACTTTGTAGAACTGTTACTGATATGGTGGTGAATGTTTTGTGGTGCCACTGGTTCAAGAACATCACAGATGTGGATTATTTAACTTACCTCATTGTGTTACAATTCTTATCAGTGTTACAATAAAATATGGGTTTGTATCTCGTTGTCAGTCTGATTTATTTGGAGTCTACTTAGAGTTTTCCCAAATGCATGTGAATATTCAGCACCAGGACATCGTAGCACAGCCAGCCCCTGCACCAAATGCTGTTCGACTGCTGACGGGACCTTGGGGAGAGGTGTTAATCATTATTTAATCAGTAATTTGAGATCATTGGTTGGGCATCTGTGGCTCAGTTGGTTTGATGCCATCAAGGGTAAGACACTGTTCCTCCTAGTAGCCTTAGTAGCCTCTTCCACTGTTGTATGAATGCATGTGTTAAGGTAAAGCATAATTTGAAAGACAGGTTTGATTAAGGCACGACAGGATTACATGATCCAAAAGTATCGTCATGCTGTTTTAATCTAAAATTTCCCTTTACTCAGAAAGAACATGATCTTGTCTCCTTTGATTACACGATAGCTTAATGGAAAAAGTAGGGTGTTTACATCAGACTTCAACGGACTGGACAGTCTTTTGCTCTCGATCCTGACACGCAACACTTATTTAATTTCCAAATTatgcataaataaattaataaatcgCGTCTTTGACATTTCGATTGTGAAGCGTTCGTGCGGTCACAAATGAGCTTCCTGTTATTCGGCGCAGGGCGTATTACGAAttaattgatcatttatttCACCAATTACTAACGTCGACTATTAAGTACATGATTATAGATCTTAAGTATCTTTGCATAAGattaatttaaatgacatttaataTAAAACTCGCTTGTGCGCCTCTTAATTGTTCGAGTCGGACCTTTATTGTGAAAGGCTCGGCGGAAACGTGTCCCACCGCTCACCGCTAACTTCACACATGGCAGAAAATCACGCTTGCTAGGCATCAAAGCCGTGGGGAGTGAGATCCGAACCTATGTCTTTAGCGTTCGCCCAGTTATCGTTGCATAATTGAGATAAAATCCGTCTTTTTCAGGAAGAAACGACACTTTTTTTCTAGTGATATGATCTAATTCAGCTGTCGCGTCTACCCTGACTAGCTATCGTGAAGTAGTTAGCCGGACGGCGTTACCGTCATTTGGAGCGTACGTTCACTGGAAGGCGGACTTCAAACCATCCCTGGTCTCGTTCGACCGTGATTTCCCTgagttgggtgggggggggaagcACCGAACGCCCCGTGGGGGGTCTTATCAGAGCAGCACATCCGTGGGCTATAGCCTTTTACAGCTAGCAGTGTCGGTTGTGTGTTGGCGCTTCCCACTGCCACGGTGCCGTTCGTCTGTCCACGTCTCGCCTGCTGTGCGTCAAGCTAGGCCACGTCCCCGCTGGAGGATCTCAGCCCACTGACGTTTGGTCGAGTCCCTCCGAAAGATGTCCTGGGTGCGGAAGGAGAAAGGGGAGTAGAGATCAATAGAAATGTGAAATCCATGACCTGTTTGTGTAGTGTTCGCATTTTTGCGCGGTTGCCGCATACAATCGGCATGTCACGTACACGGATGCGTTTTACCGTGGGAGACTATCTCTGAACCCTTCAGCTAAAGATAcactttgggtttgtttttggttttttgttggggtttttttttggtgtttttttaaaaaaaataatggttgGATTTGGTGCAAACCGACGAGGAGGCCGCCTCCCgtccttcatcctcatcttcttgATGGTGATCATCGCCATTCTGGCGTTCAACTACTGGACGGTGTCGAACAAACACGGCCGCTTGCTGGACGAGCTGGCGGAGGTGCAGACGCAGGTGAAGCGCACCGACGCGGCGCGCAGCCGCCTGGAGAAGCGCAACTCGGAGCTGATGGTGCAGGTGGACACGCACAGGAAGCAGATCGACCAGAAGGATGGAGACTACAGCGTCCTGGCGGGCAAGCTGCAGGCTCAGGAGACGCTTATCAGGAAGTGTACTGATGATAAGGTATGGTAGAGCCACTGGCACCAGTGGGGCATCAAACTGGTTTGTCTGTCAACAGGATTATGTATGAACTTGAAGGGAGGATGAACGTTGTCAAAACAGAGTTATGAATTAAAGTTGTTTAGACGGGGCTCGATCTATTGGACCTTGATGTCAACCTATAGCTGTAAATATGGTGACCCACTATGAAGGGGATTTCCTTCTACGAGCTTCAAGAAACAACTCTCCGTGCTTTCATCGATACAAATCTAATTGATAATTCCACAGGTTAATGCTCACTTTTCACTCAAAGTGGTATGTTCATCAAGGCTGTTCCCACTGTATTTCTTACTGTTACCATACCAGTGGTATGTTAATAGTAAGTGTTGCGCGACAAGAGCCAATGGTGGATGGATGTTTTGCTGTCATTTCCATCCAGTctaacgtgttttttttttttgcttgacagGCTCACATTCCTTTTGTTTCACGTCTATCATGGGTTGGCATTAGCCACCTTTCTTTGATTTAGTTCAAGAGTAGAGATTAGATCTGGAGTTTAAGAATAGCCAGTTCCTGTTTGGTATTGAGTAACTCATAATTAGACAGGCGAGTTTATTTGCATTTACAGTATTGCCAGTGAGATAATATTTACCGACAAACCGTCCTCGACTGCAGCTTGTCAAATGTCCTCTCAGCTTCTCAGATGGTTCGCcaatttttaatgtaataattgGAGGCTCAACAACAATGAAAACCAGTGTGTGCCCGCAAGGCATCTCAGCGGTTTGACACGTCTTTGTTTAAGAGATTTAAAGTCTACAGCTTAGATTTTTGTCCTGGTTGAGGTATAGTATAAAcgaagtgaaataaaaagaaacctTTGCTCCCTGTGTTCTCTTCTGTAACTTAAGTGTCCAGCTCCTGTTTCAGTAATCAAGATAAAGTCAGGTGTTGAATAGCATTTGTTCCACTGTCAACAGACCAACCTTTTTCTTAAACATAAATGCTTACGGCAAGTCCTACATTGGAGAAAGGTCCAGAATAAAACGTACAAGGATCTGAATGTTTGAAGAAATACATGTAAGCAGACCGGTTGTGCCATCCTCCTTATAGCCTGTTTCAGCCGCAAACCACCAGTGagagaacaacaacaatgttTAAACTAATACTGAGCTTCCCTTCTTCGTTTTCCTTTTGAACTTCTATCTCCGTCAATTGTTTCTTGTTCGACAATTCAGGCTCATTCCGTGGCGACATAATGGAAAGTTTGAAACAAAGCATGTCTGTATAAATCCCTCAAACCTTTCCTGCACCGTAATTCTTTTCACAACGGCTCATCTTTATGTCCCCTCTTTGCCAAAGTGTGTCCAAATGCACGTTTCCTCCTTCAGAAATCAGAtgggaaatgttttaattcatattttggCATGAGACAACAGAATCACTGCcgctattttctttttataaggGCCACAGTTCAGCTGtttgaaatctgttttttcaaatatttattcacaattatttattcaaaaatatttaaaaatctaaGTTGCATTCCTAAGTCTAAATTTCCTTTCTGTCAGCCTATGTCCTGAACTAACTCGCAGGGTTTCTTTCCCCTAAAGCGTGAATAATGTAGCAGGGCGTTTTTACCACGACACGAAAACCAAATATACAAACAAGACAAACGTGTTGCTAGCTTTTTGCCTTGAGTCTCTGCCAACTTTCAAACAGTAGATACTCAAACCTGTGTTCCTGTCACCCGTACAGATGAAGTTGCAGAATGATGTGACAACCCAGATGACTGAGATCCAGAGAATGACAGGTATG
Protein-coding regions in this window:
- the fam189a1 gene encoding protein ENTREP2 isoform X4, with the translated sequence MPVNALPRGGGGGSSGIGGPGSLSPASLSRSLSRLREYRTRTRIMLALGVSQMVLGSLILAVSFAALALTTSPRVRHSCPFWAGFSVLLSGLIGVVSWKRPLSLVITFFMLLSAVCVMLNLAGSILSCQNAQLVNSLEDCQLLKFDSDGVCVCCELQQQSSSCNNLGETLKLNPLRDCNTIRLRLKELLFSVCALNVISTIVCALATAMCCMQMVSTEVLQMFMPHRARALNADCMTPHGTILHQTLDFDEFIPPIPPPPYYPPEYTCTPSMDGQRGLHLDFPHSPFSAIYGVPINSPGTLYPTDLPPPYESVVGQTPASQVTASIEQQATESSLCERNTTTGLSTQASVDSASLMVSEVADQDQTCSSEDLCSLEVQGSDSSTYGMHHTVPIDGSCTSLELCSRHHGMHNSDTRPSDTGYSESSQTQESLERSPDWSSENYSNLDQEDSVDNNTCEELRAAMHICDELASARHQPEETPKTSAHSLIKARMMSRKLTLPVALPQPPQPCSPTSVASSGGTSAISPLAPSPSPSPPSKPRGSRLCFSVWSPSSTTQPTSTSAQSGCSPADRPRGLLAARKYRKLARIVRSTSDPISCSTMTGRENVNCASANNPATDDSTHTSPEQEPTDVVGAKPGHLPARRHQKENRKVDINFKSRALHTPSPHERPHSLADLKMYKDTKILVAKFLEHSSCSLPPEVQQVVNNIKFVIKSDEKHMEEAIFSANVIDQMMTQRIVGSPRKRGHEDLHLQSCGALSLSPSMHRPKHVQQTSGAPTHPLDSPSPEQNLECKETIL
- the fam189a1 gene encoding protein ENTREP2 isoform X2 — translated: MPVNALPRGGGGGSSGIGGPGSLSPASLSRSLSRLREYRTRTRIMLALGVSQMVLGSLILAVSFAALALTTSPRVRHSCPFWAGFSVLLSGLIGVVSWKRPLSLVITFFMLLSAVCVMLNLAGSILSCQNAQLVNSLEDCQLCGCVFSHPLPKLKFDSDGVCVCCELQQQSSSCNNLGETLKLNPLRDCNTIRLRLKELLFSVCALNVISTIVCALATAMCCMQMVSTEVLQMFMPHRARALNADCMTPHGTILHQTLDFDEFIPPIPPPPYYPPEYTCTPSMDGQRGLHLDFPHSPFSAIYGVPINSPGTLYPTDLPPPYESVVGQTPASQVTASIEQQATESSLCERNTTTGLSTQASVDSASLMVSEVADQDQTCSSEDLCSLEVQGSDSSTYGMHHTVPIDGSCTSLELCSRHHGMHNSDTRPSDTGYSESSQTQESLERSPDWSSENYSNLDQEDSVDNNTCEELRAAMHICDELASARHQPEETPKTSAHSLIKARMMSRKLTLPVALPQPPQPCSPTSVASSGGTSAISPLAPSPSPSPPSKPRGSRLCFSVWSPSSTTQPTSTSAQSGCSPADRPRGLLAARKYRKLARIVRSTSDPISCSTMTGRENVNCASANNPATDDSTHTSPEQEPTDVVGAKPGHLPARRHQKENRKVDINFKSRALHTPSPHERPHSLADLKMYKDTKILVAKFLEHSSCSLPPEVQQVVNNIKFVIKSDEKHMEEAIFSANVIDQMMTQRIVGSPRKRGHEDLHLQSCGALSLSPSMHRPKHVQQTSGAPTHPLDSPSPEQNLECKETIL
- the fam189a1 gene encoding protein ENTREP2 isoform X1, yielding MPVNALPRGGGGGSSGIGGPGSLSPASLSRSLSRLREYRTRTRIMLALGVSQMVLGSLILAVSFAALALTTSPRVRHSCPFWAGFSVLLSGLIGVVSWKRPLSLVITFFMLLSAVCVMLNLAGSILSCQNAQLVNSLEDCQLCGCVFSHPLPKLKFDSDGVCVCCELQQQSSSCNNLGETLKLNPLRDCNTIRLRLKELLFSVCALNVISTIVCALATAMCCMQMVSTEVLQMFMPHRARALNADCMTPHGTILHQTLDFDEFIPPIPPPPYYPPEYTCTPSMDGQRGLHLDFPHSPFSAIYGVPINSPGTLYPTDLPPPYESVVGQTPASQVTASIEQQATESSLCERNTTTGLSTQASVDSASLMVSEVADQDQTCSSEDLCSLEVQGSDSSTYGMHHTVPIDGSCTSLELCSRHHGMHNSDTRPSDTGYSESSQTQESLERSPDWSSENYSNLDQEDSVDNNTCEELRAAMHICDELASARHQPEETPKTSAHSLIKARMMSRKLTLPVALPQPPQPCSPTSVASSGGTSAISPLAPSPSPSPPSKPRGSRLCFSVWSPSSTTQPTSTSAQSGCSPADRPRGLLAARKYRKLARIVRSTSDPISCSTMTGRENVNCASANNPATDDSTHTSPEQAEPTDVVGAKPGHLPARRHQKENRKVDINFKSRALHTPSPHERPHSLADLKMYKDTKILVAKFLEHSSCSLPPEVQQVVNNIKFVIKSDEKHMEEAIFSANVIDQMMTQRIVGSPRKRGHEDLHLQSCGALSLSPSMHRPKHVQQTSGAPTHPLDSPSPEQNLECKETIL
- the fam189a1 gene encoding protein ENTREP2 isoform X3, which codes for MPVNALPRGGGGGSSGIGGPGSLSPASLSRSLSRLREYRTRTRIMLALGVSQMVLGSLILAVSFAALALTTSPRVRHSCPFWAGFSVLLSGLIGVVSWKRPLSLVITFFMLLSAVCVMLNLAGSILSCQNAQLVNSLEDCQLLKFDSDGVCVCCELQQQSSSCNNLGETLKLNPLRDCNTIRLRLKELLFSVCALNVISTIVCALATAMCCMQMVSTEVLQMFMPHRARALNADCMTPHGTILHQTLDFDEFIPPIPPPPYYPPEYTCTPSMDGQRGLHLDFPHSPFSAIYGVPINSPGTLYPTDLPPPYESVVGQTPASQVTASIEQQATESSLCERNTTTGLSTQASVDSASLMVSEVADQDQTCSSEDLCSLEVQGSDSSTYGMHHTVPIDGSCTSLELCSRHHGMHNSDTRPSDTGYSESSQTQESLERSPDWSSENYSNLDQEDSVDNNTCEELRAAMHICDELASARHQPEETPKTSAHSLIKARMMSRKLTLPVALPQPPQPCSPTSVASSGGTSAISPLAPSPSPSPPSKPRGSRLCFSVWSPSSTTQPTSTSAQSGCSPADRPRGLLAARKYRKLARIVRSTSDPISCSTMTGRENVNCASANNPATDDSTHTSPEQAEPTDVVGAKPGHLPARRHQKENRKVDINFKSRALHTPSPHERPHSLADLKMYKDTKILVAKFLEHSSCSLPPEVQQVVNNIKFVIKSDEKHMEEAIFSANVIDQMMTQRIVGSPRKRGHEDLHLQSCGALSLSPSMHRPKHVQQTSGAPTHPLDSPSPEQNLECKETIL